The stretch of DNA AAGAGCTCCATGAAATGCGTTTGGGTCAATGCAGGGGGTCTGGAGTGACTGACGAGCATCCATGAAAAGCATTTGGGTCAAAGGAGATAGTCACCCTAGCACAAATCACAGAAAAGAGGCATAGTCACCATGACCAAATGCCTCTCTCTTAAGCATTATTTCCGCTGTGCAGACAAGAATACTTTGTGTGCAGCTGTCAATCCTGCCCCTGGTTCGAAGGAGTAGGAGAAATCTTGTAAGCCGGCTTCGATGAGCGACAGTGCTTGAAGGATATCGCTAGGGAAGCAGTAGCCCATATGCCCGAATCTGAAAATCTTCCCTTGGAGATGACCAAGACCGCCTGCAAAATCCAGGTGATATTTCTCCTTTAAGTGTCCAATGAACGAGGAAGCAACAATTCCTTCAGGTGCACATATCGCAGTAATTGTTGGTGAGGCATATTCATCAGATGTCAACAAATCAATCGAAAGTGCCTTCATCGCTTCACGAACCATATTCTTCATTAACGCATGTCTGGCAACTGTTTGTGCAAAACCGCCTTCCTCCTCAATCAAATCACAGACAGCGGAAAGTCCAAAAATTAATGAAATCGCAGGCGTGTTGGGGGTCATCCCTTTTGATGCCCACTCACGATAGCTTAATAAATCCAAATAATAAGCAGGTTTATTCGTATTTTCTATCACTTTCCATGCTCGTTCACTAACGCTTAGCAGAGCAAGTCCAGGAGGGAGCATCATTGCTTTTTGTGAACCGGTTACTAAAATATCAATTCCCCATTCATCCATTTCAGCCGGCGCTCCACCAAGACAGCTAACTCCATCAACAATAAATAGAGCGTCAGTTTGTGTCCGAACAACCCTGGCTAATTTTTCAATCGGATTTAAAATTCCTGTTGAGGTTTCGTTATATGTTGCAAAAACGGCCTTAATATTTGATAAAGGTTTAAGAAACTCCGTTAGCTCTTCTTCCGTACAAGCCTCGCCCCAACTTTTCTCAAGTTTATGTACCTTGAAACCATATCGCTCACAAATCGATACGAAATAATTTCCAAAGGCTCCAACGGTGATGACAACGACTTCCTCTCCAGGAGAAACGGTATTTACAGCGGCCGCTTCTAATGCTGCCGTACCGCCTGATGGCAGAAGTAAAATATCTTGCTTCGTTCCGAAAATCGGTTTTACACGATTGGTTGTTTCACGATATAACCGTACAAACTCTTCCGTGCGATGACTGATCATATCCTGGTTCATGGCAAGTTGTACTCTTTTTGGAATTGGGGTAGGTCCCGGGTGTCTCAAAATATTTGGATACATACGTTTCCCTCCGTTGATAGCAAGTATTTTTAAAAATTAAAGGTTGTTTCCGTTTACATCTTTAACTCTATTATATAATACTTACAAATTTATGTAATTAAAATGACAAAAGCTTGAGGATATCCCCCAAGCTTCAGTTAGAAAGCGCCAGAGCCACCGCCGCCTCCACTCGTTCCACCGCCACTAGAACTGGAGCCTCCATCTCCGCTGCTGCCTGATGATTGATAAGCAGACCGAAAACTGGAGGAAGTGGTTGGTCCAATGTAGACAATAGAGTTGAATACCGCATCATTGCTATAATAGTTGTCTGGTGGAGTGAAAGCTTCGATTAGCTCATCGTTTTTCCGATTTATTTCATTGCCACTTATGCCGATTCCGTAAATATAAGCACGCATGCGATCATCCTCAGACCATTTTTCCCAATCTGTTTGAGATGTTTCCTTAAAGCAAGTTTTAAACTGCTTCCAGTCAAAGGCAATCCTAGCACCTTCCCAGGTTTTTGGCCGATATAAAATTGAGTATAAAATGACCGTAAAAAACAGCAAGAGCGCCATAAAGAATGATCCTAAGAGATCATAAATCGGGAAAAAGAACAGAAACGGCAGCAAAAGTACGCTTGAAAAACCAATGACCAAACGATAGGTTGTTTTATTTTCAAAAAGGGAATAACTATCCAGCTCCTGCTTTATGGCGTCTCTCCACTGGGCCTGAAATAAATGGAATTTATCATGGTTTTTCTTGTTTTTTGTATAGGCCGTTAGGTCGTCGAAGCTAAAGGTATTGTCGGAGCAAATTTTATCAAAAAGCCACTCCATCAGTACGTTTTCATGCTTTAATGGGCTTTTTGGTTTCACTCGTTGAAAATGATCCTCTGCTGTTTTGGTCACTTACCCCTGGCGGACCAAATCAAGCAACCCTGCAGCCATCGCTTGAGCAGGAAGATAACTGTTGTTCGTAAAGAAGATTGTAGCCGGCAAACTCATGATTTGCTTTGGTACGGAACCGAATGTATTGCCTTCACGTAGGAGGTCATTTCGTCTGGAACGAGCAGTCATCCAATCTCTCACCATTAACAGAAATAAGATAATTGTAAAAGCGGGAAGTCCTATTGTACTGATCGTTGAAAGTGTTTCCCTTGTTTTTGCATCTTTAGCAACTTGCAGGTTAAGTTCTTGCTCTGCCTTAAGAATCTCCTCTTTCATTGGTTTATCTGCGGTGTGGGGTGCAGATGTGAACAGGCTAGCAGGATAGGCCAGGCGGATATCAGCATTCGTACTGCTTGGAACATATCCTAATTTAAATAGGACAGATCCATCTTTTTGGATGGTTTCAGTACTATATGCTTCGTCATATCCAAAAGCAATTATGTCATCAGAGATTCTCATAAGATGATTCATTTCTGTCATCGAAAAATGGCCAATAAAATTGGGCAACGTCTTGATAGACCTCCAGCCCATTTTCAATGGTGTAATGTAGTATTACAGTAATGGTTTCATCCTCGCCCTTACGGTGAATCTTATAAAGGTCGTCTTCTTGTTCAACTTTTAAACTTTTTCCATTCTCTGTTGCGGTAAATTGGCTGATGGCAGCAGATTCCTTCGGGATGATTTCACGACTGATTCCGTTAAACTCACCATCAAACTGATATGTGTGTGATTCTTTCACTTCCACATTTCCATCCTTTAGCAAGAAAGCATCAATTTTCACATTGGTAATAGAAAATTCCACAGCAAAGCCTAGGGTTGGAAATAGGAAAAACAAAATCAAAGTGAATAGAATAATACTAGAAAGCCATTTTTTCAATTAAACCACCTTCTTTCATAGTAGTAATACGATTTAATGTAAAAGTGGTTTCGTAAGTGGTCTTTTATTTGGGGAAAAATTCAAAATGCTTTGTATGCATGAAACTGCTATTTAAGTTAAACATTTAATAAGGATTATTCTAGTAGAAACGTGTAGAGTAATGTAGAATATCCATTTTGGTTGTTTATGTGTTTTTTATGTTTATTTTTAGGAGATAACATATAAGGTAATGAATTTCATAAAATTTTAAAAAAGGGGGTGTTGTGATGGGTAAGGAGTTTTCAAATCATAATTCTGTAAGAATGTCGTTCATTACAGCTGCCATCATAGGAATCATCGGTATAGGTTTACTAACCATTCATGTTTTTCTCGGTACATTGGTTTTGATGTTGGCAGTTGTTGCTTTCGGTATGTTTCATTATTTTGGAACGGATACGACCGTTATCTGTCACGAAAAGGGCTTCACGGTGAAGTTGGTGAACAAAGTAAAGGGACCTCACTCCATGAATACGGGTGGGAAGAGGTTACCGAAACCAAATACTATGATAACGAAAGTGGAGAAGATCATCTGACAACGCGCAGCATACTTGTTAAGACTGCAAGCGGTCAGGCGTTCAATCTTTATGCTATGAAAGGTTTTGATGAACTTATTTCCATTTTCAATCAAAAAACCAACCACTTGCCATATATGTGGAAGAAACGCAGCGAAATGTCTAGCATTTTTACGAAACAAGAACGGAATTTTTCTTAACAACACAGGAGGGTGACTTCCTGTTTTTTTGTTTGTTTTACTTAGTAACTTTCACTATAATCAAAGTAAAAATGGAAACTTAGGGAGGCGCAGCATGAAACGAGTAGCGGTCTATTGCGGTTCAAGTTTAGGTGCTTCAGAGGCTTATAAAATTGGAGCCATTCAATTGGGAAAAGAGCTAGCGAAACGGAATATTACGTTAGTTTACGGTGGTTCTAGCATTGGATTGATGGGCGCCGTTGCAGATACGGTGCTAAGTGAAGGCGGGCATGCGATTGGTGTCATTCCTAAGATTCTTGAGGAACGTGAAATCTCGCATAAAGGGTTGACGGAACTAATCACCGTTGAAACGATGCATGAGAGAAAAGCAAAAATGGCAGACTTGGTTGATGGATTTGTCGTTTTGCCAGGCGGAACGGGTACACTTGAAGAGTTTTTCGAAGTATTCACATGGGGGCAAATTGGATTGCATAAAAAGCCGTGCGGTCTCCTCAATATCAATCACTATTATGACCCGCTGATCCGCTTGTTTGAGCATATGATTGACCAAAAGTTTTTGCAAGAAAAATTCCGTAATATGGCGATTATTGAGGAAGAGCCTGCTGCCTTACTGGAGAAATTTTTAAACTATGAGGCTCCTTCGGTGAAGGCATTTGAATAGGCAAAGCAAAAGCAGTGAATAGATCACTGCTTTTACTTTTAGGCTGGGAATAGGCCATTTTAATATAGTGCTAGGATGGATAAGTAAATACAGAAAGCTGCCAGAGCAAATAAGATGATTGCTATTATTCGATTCATTCTCATCTTTATTCCAAGAGCAGAAAAAAAGATGGCTGCCGCTAATTTGGATAAACCCTCATAAAAAGCGTTATTCGAAAAAGCGGAACTGCTGAAAATGACGGAGGATAGGAAAGTTATCGAGAGTAAT from Neobacillus sp. CF12 encodes:
- a CDS encoding alanine--glyoxylate aminotransferase family protein, with translation MYPNILRHPGPTPIPKRVQLAMNQDMISHRTEEFVRLYRETTNRVKPIFGTKQDILLLPSGGTAALEAAAVNTVSPGEEVVVITVGAFGNYFVSICERYGFKVHKLEKSWGEACTEEELTEFLKPLSNIKAVFATYNETSTGILNPIEKLARVVRTQTDALFIVDGVSCLGGAPAEMDEWGIDILVTGSQKAMMLPPGLALLSVSERAWKVIENTNKPAYYLDLLSYREWASKGMTPNTPAISLIFGLSAVCDLIEEEGGFAQTVARHALMKNMVREAMKALSIDLLTSDEYASPTITAICAPEGIVASSFIGHLKEKYHLDFAGGLGHLQGKIFRFGHMGYCFPSDILQALSLIEAGLQDFSYSFEPGAGLTAAHKVFLSAQRK
- a CDS encoding DUF2207 domain-containing protein, encoding MKKWLSSIILFTLILFFLFPTLGFAVEFSITNVKIDAFLLKDGNVEVKESHTYQFDGEFNGISREIIPKESAAISQFTATENGKSLKVEQEDDLYKIHRKGEDETITVILHYTIENGLEVYQDVAQFYWPFFDDRNESSYENL
- a CDS encoding TIGR00730 family Rossman fold protein; its protein translation is MKRVAVYCGSSLGASEAYKIGAIQLGKELAKRNITLVYGGSSIGLMGAVADTVLSEGGHAIGVIPKILEEREISHKGLTELITVETMHERKAKMADLVDGFVVLPGGTGTLEEFFEVFTWGQIGLHKKPCGLLNINHYYDPLIRLFEHMIDQKFLQEKFRNMAIIEEEPAALLEKFLNYEAPSVKAFE